CCGAGGCGAGGGTCCGGGCGAACCAGGGGGTGATGCCCCGGGCCCCACCGATCAGCACGACCACCGACTCGTGGCTGAGGCCGAGTGCGGCAACCTCCGAGGCACCCTCACCGGCCGGGCCGGCGCCCCGGGAGGCGAGTGCGCCCAGGTCCACCTGGACCAGGTCGGCGACGTACCGCTCGTCGCCGCGTCGAGCGACGACCGGGGGCTTCTCCTCCCCGACGGTCAGCAGTTCGTCGAGCAGTTGCAGGGCCAGGACCTCCGGCTCCGCCTCGGCCTCCAGCGCGACGTAGCGGGCGGTCAGCTCCGGGTACTCCCGGGCGATGGTGCGGAACAGGCCGGGCATGCCGTCGGCGGTACCACCGGCGGCGGGGGCACCGGCCCCGATCAGCCAGCGCGGGTTGGTCGCCAGCACCCGCTGGACCAGCGGAAAGACCGACGGCAGCAGGGGCCCTTCGGTACGGGTGAGTCCGTCGAGCAGCAGGAACCCGTCGAAGCCCTGGTCGGCCTGCTCGCTGTCGAGGACGCCGATCTGTCCGCCCGCGCCGTACTCACCGAGCAACTCCGCGAGGTACGCCCCGACCGCACCGCCACCGGTGATCAGGAACTGCTTGCCGGCGAGGATCTCGGCGGGGTCGCCGACGGACGCGGGCCGGACCGACTCCTGGGGCACCAGCCGCTTCGGCGGGATGCCAGGGTTCGCCAGTTCCTCGGCCGCTGCCGGGGCGGCGGCCGGGGCCGGCGTCGCCTCGACCGGGGCGGCCGTGGCGTTCATCTTCTGGTCGAGCCAGGCCACCATGGCGCGGACCGTGCGCGCCTTGACCAGGTCCTCCAGCTCCGACTCGTCACCCTCCACCGCCAGATCCAGCCGAGACGCGACCTCACCGGCCACCTCAGCCCGCTTGATCGAGTCGATCGACAGATCCGCCTCCAGATCCAGATCCAACTCGATCAGATCCACCGGATAACCCGTCCGCTCACTGATCACCGCCAGAATCGCGGCCTGGAAGTCCGCCAACGACGCACCACCCGCCGGAGCAGCCATCGTCGCGGCGGCGGGCGCGGCGGCGACCGGCGCCACGGCGGCGGCCGGCGCGGACACCGTGACGGTGGCCGACATCTTCGCCTCGAGCCAGGTCACCATGGCGCGGACGGTGCGCGCCTTGACCAGGTCCTCCAGCTCCGACTCGTCACCCTCCACCGCCAGATCCAGCCGAGACGCGACCTCACCGGCCACCTCAGCCCGCTTGATCGAGTCGATCGACAGATCCGCCTCCAGATCCAGATCCAACTCGATCAGATCCACCGGATAACCCGTCCGCTCACTGATCACCGCCAGAATCGCGGCCTGGAAGTCCGCCAACGACGCACCACCCGCCGGAGCAGCCGGAGCCGCGACGGGTGCCACGGCGACGGCGACCGACACGGCGGTGCTGCCCATCCGCTGGTCGAGCCAGGTCACCATGGCGCGGACGGTGCGCGCCTTGACCAGGTCCTCCAGCTCCGACTCGTCACCCTCCACCGCGAGACTCAGCCGCTGTGCGACCTCACCGGCCACCTCAGCCCGCTTGATCGAGTCGATCGACAGATCCGCCTCCAGATCCAGATCCAACTCGATCAGATCCACCGGATAACCCGTCCGCTCGCTGATCACCGCGAGGATCGCGTTCTGGAAGTCCGCCAGCGACGGACCGGCCGGGGCGACCGGGGCGGGCGCGGGCGGGGCGACGGCCGGCGCGGGAGCGTAGGCGGTGGCCACGGCGGAACCGCCGTTGGTGGAGACCGCCATCGCCGGGACTGGGGCCGGCTCGGCTACCGGGACGTACTGCGCCGGAACGAACTGCGCGGGCGCGACCTCGGCCGGGGCGTACGCCGAGCCGTTCGGGTACCCGTCGGTCCGGTGCTGCGGTTCGGCCGGCTGCCAGACCAGGCGGCCGCCGCTGCCGCCGTCCCCGAGGAAGGCGAGCATGATGTCCCGCTGCGAGGCGATCATGTCCCGGGTGGTCCGCAGGAACTCGTGCAGCAGCTCGCCCCGGATGTCCTGGACGACATGCTGGACGGGCGCGGCCGCGGGGGCGGTGGCGGGTGCGGGTGCGGGTGCGGGGACACCGTTCGAGGGGCTCATCGGCAACTCCTTGATGCGTCGGGGAGGCGTCATGCCGCCGGGGAGGCAGTCGCCGTTCTGGTCGCGGACGAGTTGTCCGTCGACCGTCCAGACCGGTCGGCGGTTCGGCGCGGCGGGCCGGGGCCGGCCGTCGACCCGTCCGTGGAACAGCCAGTCGGTGCGCACCGGCACGCCGGCGCAGGCGATCTCGCCGACCGAGACGAGGAATCCGCGCAGTCCGTCGGCGGGGCCGCGCTCGGTGGCGATGGCCCGGTACGGCCGGTCGCCGAGCACCGCCTTCACCAACCTGCTGAGCACCTGGCCGGGGCCGACCTCGACGAAGGTGCGGGCACCGGCGGCGTACATGGCCTCGATCTGCTCGACGAAGCGGACCGGTTCCCCGATCTGCTCGGCGAGCTGCTGGCGGAGCTGGTCGAGGTTGTCGACGTAGGGGGCGGCGGTCAGGTTGGACCAGACCGGGATGCGCGGCTCGCTGATCCGTCGGGTGGCGAGCACCTCGGCGAAGCGCTCCACCGCGCCGGCGACCAGCGGGCTGTGGAAGGCGCAGGCCACCGAAATGATCTTCGCCGAGATCCGGGCCTCCTTGAGCGCCACCACCGCCGCCTCGACCTTGGCGGTCGGGCCGGAGACGACGATCTGCTTCGGCGCGTTCCGGTTGGCGAGCACCACCTCGCTGGTCAGCCCGGCACTGGCCAGCACCTGGGCCACCTGCTCGGGCGTCGCGCTGACCGCGGCCATGGTGCCCGGGTCGTCACCGGGGGTCGCGCCGAGGATCGCCGCAGCCCGCTCCCGGCTGAGGTCGAGCAGCGTCCGGGCGTCGAACGCGCCGGCGACGCAGAGCCCGACGAGTTCGCCGTAGCTGTGTCCGCCGGTCATGTCGGGGCGGACGCCGAGGCGGCGCAGCAGGTGGTCGACGGCGAGGCCGCCGATACCGAGCACCGGCTGGGCGACCCGGGTGTCCCGGACCCGCTCCTCCTGCAGTCTGCGGTGGGCCTGGTCGAAGGCGGTCGGCGGGAAGAGCAGCTCCGCCGCGTCGCGGTCCAGCTCCAGGTAGTGCCGCAGCTCGGGGAAGGTGACGAAGAGTTCGGCGAGCGCGCCGGGGCGCTGGCTGCCCTGGCCGGGGAAGAGGAAGGCAACCTGGCCCGGGTCGGCGTCCCCGGCCGGCTGCACCAGCCCCTGGGCGGGGTCGTGCTCACCGGCGAGGGCCCGCCGCAGCAGGGCCTCCAGTTCCGCCACGTCCCGGGCGACGACCGCGACCCGGGTCGGGCCGCGTCGTCCGGCGGCCTCCCCGGCGACCTGGGCGGCCAGCTCGGCCAGCCGGCCCGGCCGGTTCCGGTCTCCGTCGGCGGCCAGCCGGTCGGCGAGCTGGAGGATCGCCTGATGGGCGGCGGCCCGGTCCACCCCGGGGAAGCAGAACAGCTCGGCCGGCCAGGTACGACGGGCGTGCCGGGGCTCCGGCGCGTCGCCGTACGCGGCGAGCACGGTGTGGAAGTTGGTTCCGCCGAACCCGAAGGCGCTGACCCCGGCGATCCGCTCCTGGGCCGGGACCGGCCAGGGGCGGGCCTCGGTGTAGAAGGCGAACGGGCTCTGCTCGGGATGCCAGGCCGGGTTGGGCCGTTCCAGGTGGATGGTCGGCGGGCGGATGCCGTTGTAGAGGGACAACGCCACCTTGATCACGCCGGCCAGGCCGGCGGCGCACTTGGTGTGCCCGATCTGCGACTTCACCGAGCCGAGCGCGCAGTTCCCGGGCTCCGCGCCGGCCTCGACGAACATCCGGGTGAGCGTCTCCAGCTCGGTCCGGTCGCCGACCACCGTGCCGGTGCCGTGCGCCTCGACCAGGCCGACCTCGCGCGGCGAGATGCCGCTGCGGCGGTACGCCCGGTCCAGCGCCCGGCGCTGCCCGTCCGTCCGGGGCGCGGTGAGGCCGAGCGCGCGTCCGTCACTGGAGCCACCGAGGCCCTTGACCACCGCGTAGATCCGGTCACCGTCCCGCTCGGCGTCGGCGAGCCGCTTCAACACGATGCAGGTCACCCCCTCGCCGAGGGCGATGCCGTCGCCGGTGCTGTCGAACGGGCGGGACCGGCCGGTCGGCGAGAGCGCGTGCGCGGAGGTGAACATCAGGTAGTCGTTGACGCCGTTGTGCAGGTCCGCGCCGCCGCAGATCATCATGTCGCTGTCGCCGCTGGCCAGTTCCTTGCAGGCGGCGTCCATGGCGGCCAGCGACGAGGCGCAGGCCGCGTCGATGGTGTAGTTCGGGCCGCCTAGGTCGAGCCGGTTCGCCACCCGGCCGGCGATCACGTTCGCCAGCACGCCGGGGAAGCTGTCCTCGGTGACCCTGGGGAGCAACTCCTGCATCTCGTCGGGCACTTCGCCGAGGTACGCCGGAAGCATGGTGCGCAGGGTCTGCGCGTGCCCCATGTCGCTGCCGGCCTCCGCGCCGAACACCACACCCGTGCGGCCGTGGTCGACCCCCGGGGCGTCGTAGGCGTAGCCGGCGTCGACCAGTGCCCGGTGGGAGATCTCCAGGGCGAGCAACTGGGTCGGGTCGATGCTGGCCAGGGCGGCTGGGGGATGCCGTAGCCGATCGCGTCGAAGGGCACCGGCTCGATGAAGCCGCCCCACTTGGAGACGCTGATCCGGCCGGTCTGCCCGGGGCCGACCTCCGGGGCGTAGTAGAGGTCGGTGTCCCATCGCTGCGGGGGCACCTCACCGACGGCGTCCGCGCCGCTGAGCACCGTACGCCAGAAGCTGGCCAGGTCCGGTGAGCCGGGCAGGATGCAGGCCATCCCGACGATGGCGATGTCCAGCGGCGCGGGCGCGTCCTCGATCTCGGCGGGCGGCGCCAGCCGTTCCCGGATCGCGTCGAGGCTGTCCCCGTGGTACGCGCGCGCCCCGGCGCTGACCGCGTCGTGCAGCCCGGCGATGGTGGTCGCGTCGTCGCGCAGCACGACGATCTGCCCGGCCATGAACATGCCCTCGGCGGCCTGCTCGTCCTCGCCGACCGAGCGCAGCGTGTCGCCCTCGCGCACGATGCCCTTGCTGGCGATCCGCGCCCGCCCGATGTTGAGCTTCTCGAGCTCCTGCCACGCGTCGCGGCTCTCCATGCCGGAATCGCGCAGCTCGTCGCGGCGCCGGTAGAAGTCGTCGACGAACGGGGTGGGCAGGCAGCGGGTGACGTGTCCGGGGGCGGTCTCCAGCAGCGCGGTCCGCTCGGCGGCGATCGCCTCGCGCTGGAAGAGCGGCTGGACCGCGTTGTGCTCCACCGCCTCGGCGGTGAAGAGGTACGCGGTGCCCATCAGTACGCCGATCCGCGCGCCCCGGTGGGCCAGCGGCGCGGCCATGGTGGCGACCATCGCGGCCGAGCGGGCGTCGTGGATGCCGCCGGCGAAGAACACCTGGATCGCGGTGGCCGCGTCCGGTTCGGCGTCGAGGTACTCCTCGAGCACCATGAGCTGGGCCTCCCAGAGCGGGAAGCTGGCCCGGGGTCCGGTGTGGCCGCCGCACTCGGCGCCCTCGAAGATGAACCGGCGGGCCCCGGAGCGCAGGAACTGCCGCAGCAGTCCCGGCGACGGGACGTGCAGGAACGTGGTGATGCCCTGCTGCTCCAGCGCCTTGGCCTGGGGTGGCCGACCACCGGCGATGATCGCGCAGGCCGGGCGCAGCTCCCGGATGACCTCCAGTTGCGCCTCTCGGATCTCCTCGGGGGCGAAGCCGAGCACGCCGACACCCCAGGGCCGGTCGCCGAGGCGGGCGGCGGTCTCGGTGAGGATGCGGCGGGTCGGTCCTGCGCCGTTGAGGGCGAGCGCGACGAAGGGCAGGCCACCGTCCTCGGCGACGGCGGCGGCGAAGCCGGGCTCGTCGCTGACCCGGGTCATCGGCCCCTGGGCGACGGGCACCCGGATCTGGAGGTCCACGGCCAGCGGCGAGCCCGGTGCCAGCACCTCACCGGCGGCGGGGTCGTTGGCGGCGTCGAGCAGCGCGTCCCGGATGCCCCGGACGGCGGCGGCGGTGTCCGGCCAGCGTTCGGCGAAGACGGCGGCGAGCCAGCCGTCCTGGCCGATCGGCAGCAGCTCGGAGGCCTCGTCGTGCGGGCCGCCACGCCGGATTCCCCGGACACCGTCGACCAGTACGGTCTCGGAGCCGTCCATCCGTCGGATCGCGGCCTGCACGTCGGTGGGCAGTTCGGATTCGGGCATGAGCGCGAGCTGGCTGTCCAGCACGACGCCGGCCGCGCCGCCGACCAGGCAGGCGCCCGCCGTGCGGGGACCGACCCCACCGGCGACCCAGACCGGCAGGTCGAGGGTCTCGTCGGCGACGAGTTGCTGGAGCAGGACGAACGAGCTGAGGTCGCTGCCCCGCCCGCCGGCCTCCATCCCCGGGCGATCAGGCCGTGCGCGCCGGCAGCGGCGGCGGCGCGGGCCTCGTCCCGGCTGGTCACCTCGACCAGCACCCGGTAGCGCGGGGTGGTCTCGGCCAGCGACCAGGGCGAGTCCGGGGTCAGGACGACCAGGTCGACCCCACCGGGCGCGACCCGCTCCACCTCGTCCAGTGTGGCCTGGCACCCGGCCGGCACCCGTATCCCGAGAGGCCCGGGCGACCACGTGACGGCCTGGGCCAGCGCGCGCAGCACCCAGTCGTCGCCGCCCCCGAGGTCCAACACTCCCAAGCCACCACCGACCCGGGCGGCAGCGGCCATCCGCGGGGCGGGCTCCAGGGCACCGCCGGGGTTGACGACCATGACGAGGTCGCGCTTGTACGTTGCAGTACTCATCGGGCTCCCACTTCGTTCGCGAGGGTCTCGCGGTGGCGACGGGCTGGATCGGTCAAACCGAGAGTGACCAGAACCGAATTTGCATGATTCGATGTTGCGCTCCGTAACAAGCTAGTAGCCGCTTGTTGCCGAATGATTAACACCGACACGAACGTGAGGAACGCTCGGAATTCCTACTCGGCAGGCGGGATATGTCTGAACCGCTGCCAGGAAGAACCAACGAGGATCGGTCGAGGATCGCTCGAGGTGCCCCCGGAACGGGCGGCGAGAAGGTTGTTAATTACTCACGAAA
The nucleotide sequence above comes from Micromonospora pallida. Encoded proteins:
- a CDS encoding type I polyketide synthase — translated: MLALEISHRALVDAGYAYDAPGVDHGRTGVVFGAEAGSDMGHAQTLRTMLPAYLGEVPDEMQELLPRVTEDSFPGVLANVIAGRVANRLDLGGPNYTIDAACASSLAAMDAACKELASGDSDMMICGGADLHNGVNDYLMFTSAHALSPTGRSRPFDSTGDGIALGEGVTCIVLKRLADAERDGDRIYAVVKGLGGSSDGRALGLTAPRTDGQRRALDRAYRRSGISPREVGLVEAHGTGTVVGDRTELETLTRMFVEAGAEPGNCALGSVKSQIGHTKCAAGLAGVIKVALSLYNGIRPPTIHLERPNPAWHPEQSPFAFYTEARPWPVPAQERIAGVSAFGFGGTNFHTVLAAYGDAPEPRHARRTWPAELFCFPGVDRAAAHQAILQLADRLAADGDRNRPGRLAELAAQVAGEAAGRRGPTRVAVVARDVAELEALLRRALAGEHDPAQGLVQPAGDADPGQVAFLFPGQGSQRPGALAELFVTFPELRHYLELDRDAAELLFPPTAFDQAHRRLQEERVRDTRVAQPVLGIGGLAVDHLLRRLGVRPDMTGGHSYGELVGLCVAGAFDARTLLDLSRERAAAILGATPGDDPGTMAAVSATPEQVAQVLASAGLTSEVVLANRNAPKQIVVSGPTAKVEAAVVALKEARISAKIISVACAFHSPLVAGAVERFAEVLATRRISEPRIPVWSNLTAAPYVDNLDQLRQQLAEQIGEPVRFVEQIEAMYAAGARTFVEVGPGQVLSRLVKAVLGDRPYRAIATERGPADGLRGFLVSVGEIACAGVPVRTDWLFHGRVDGRPRPAAPNRRPVWTVDGQLVRDQNGDCLPGGMTPPRRIKELPMSPSNGVPAPAPAPATAPAAAPVQHVVQDIRGELLHEFLRTTRDMIASQRDIMLAFLGDGGSGGRLVWQPAEPQHRTDGYPNGSAYAPAEVAPAQFVPAQYVPVAEPAPVPAMAVSTNGGSAVATAYAPAPAVAPPAPAPVAPAGPSLADFQNAILAVISERTGYPVDLIELDLDLEADLSIDSIKRAEVAGEVAQRLSLAVEGDESELEDLVKARTVRAMVTWLDQRMGSTAVSVAVAVAPVAAPAAPAGGASLADFQAAILAVISERTGYPVDLIELDLDLEADLSIDSIKRAEVAGEVASRLDLAVEGDESELEDLVKARTVRAMVTWLEAKMSATVTVSAPAAAVAPVAAAPAAATMAAPAGGASLADFQAAILAVISERTGYPVDLIELDLDLEADLSIDSIKRAEVAGEVASRLDLAVEGDESELEDLVKARTVRAMVAWLDQKMNATAAPVEATPAPAAAPAAAEELANPGIPPKRLVPQESVRPASVGDPAEILAGKQFLITGGGAVGAYLAELLGEYGAGGQIGVLDSEQADQGFDGFLLLDGLTRTEGPLLPSVFPLVQRVLATNPRWLIGAGAPAAGGTADGMPGLFRTIAREYPELTARYVALEAEAEPEVLALQLLDELLTVGEEKPPVVARRGDERYVADLVQVDLGALASRGAGPAGEGASEVAALGLSHESVVVLIGGARGITPWFARTLASAGRCRIELVGRTPRPAGPEDPELAAARDKTALRAALVKQGLRAPAEIERRAQAIMAGREVEATIAELTELGGEVRYHTLDVRDADATKVLLAQIHQHHGRLDGLVYAAGIIEDKLIAEKDPASFTRVFDVKVNGARAVLAGLDELPDQPKFVVFFGSIAAAYGNRGQADYAAANDALDSMGTRWNTQTGIRCVTVHWGPWAPGAGHGGMVTAELSREYARRGIGLIDPEEGALSLLRELAWAEPGDTSVVYTASGW